A genomic stretch from Algoriphagus halophilus includes:
- a CDS encoding cupin domain-containing protein, translating to MLSFKPFLVLLLMILSSISTYLITKGSQLKNESEILISSELSWNGTIIPDYPEGKPKISILKITIPPGSSLPKHIHPVINAGVLTKGELFVEDEFGNQLNMKAGDPIIEVVNTVHYGENRGTIPAEIIVFYAGSEGLTITKIMEDQ from the coding sequence ATGCTCAGCTTTAAGCCATTTTTAGTCCTACTCTTGATGATCCTCTCTTCGATTTCGACCTACCTGATCACCAAGGGCTCCCAATTAAAAAACGAATCCGAGATCCTCATTTCTTCCGAATTGAGTTGGAATGGAACGATAATCCCCGATTATCCTGAAGGAAAACCCAAGATTTCTATCTTAAAAATCACCATACCTCCCGGTTCCTCCCTTCCCAAACATATCCACCCAGTAATTAATGCGGGAGTATTAACCAAAGGGGAGCTGTTTGTAGAAGATGAATTTGGAAATCAGCTAAATATGAAAGCTGGCGACCCCATCATTGAAGTAGTGAATACCGTGCATTATGGGGAGAACCGGGGAACTATCCCTGCTGAAATAATTGTCTTTTACGCAGGAAGTGAAGGGTTGACCATTACAAAAATCATGGAAGATCAATAA